The genomic segment tttggggaggtttaggttttgtttcctttttaatttcatGTATTGAATCTTGTCTACATTGCAATTTAAGAGTTGAAGTCATTGTTGCTTCCACGTTTCAGTTTCATTTTACTGTTCACTGTCCTCTTCACTATTgcattttactattcatcatctcTCTCTACTGGTTGCGTTTTACTTCTCTGCATTTTACTGTTCATCTTGTTCGTTTTTACTGTTCTGCGTTCTGGTTTCGTGTTTATTGTTCATGCTCGTTTTTAATCATTGTTTCCATTCACGTTTTACGTTTCTGTTTCTGGATTTGTGTTCTACGGTTAAGTTCAATTGGTGCATTTTAATTCACTacaatttcttttcttccagcGCGTTTACTTTTTCAGCGTTTTGTTTCTGCAACTTCGTACCTGTTGCGTTTTAGTTTCTGCATGTTTACTTTCACTACAACGACATTGATACCGATCGGTCACTGCATTTAGACCGATCGGTTCTTAGCTTATTTGCTTAATACCTTTCGGCCGCATTTAGTTGTccatttacattttcattcgcTCGCTGTCTATGCCGTGCGTCCCATTTCATTTCCATTGCTTGTTGTCTTcgtaccgttcggtttccttgTCAGGACTATTCGGCCTTGTGAGCAGAACCGTTCAGTCTCTAACTCACCTATTGTTGGAACCGTTCGGCATTCAGAACATGACTGTTTCACCTTGTGAAGGATCGTTCGGCTTTTACTTCTGCTATTCAATTTACCTCCCACCATTCGGTCACTGCTTTAGACCGTTCGGTCCTTCATAACACCGTTCGGTTTTTTGATTTCATTAACCTCTTCCATTTTGTTGGGTTGtctttaatttccagttttaatttagtttaattttcctTGCGAAAATACTTTCAACcccccccccactacgtgtttgacctaagtcttgaaccacatttggtccttgagagacgacctaggagtcacttcctagtctatactgcattcttatttgcacatcaaatttgattagGCAGCGATCCCATTactataaagcttagtttgtttcctttctcattgggagacAATGCTAAGCTagggttgaattctttcccggatgatagctttactgaatgggaaactatggtttcaaagtttctgaacaagtacttcccacaatccaaaatcaacaaagggaagcaagaaatttcgtctttcaggcaaggtatggaggaaatGTTAGGTCAAGCACGGGATAGTACaaaagcttgttgagaaagacacccactcatggctttgatgaagcaacaatagtcattcttttccttggaggtcttggtgcacaaaccaaattgatgctagatgcctcagctggaggtaatatcaagtgtaaaactccagaggaagcttttgaattgattgacaacatgtctactaatgacaacgagatgcatagtgaaagaggagcttcacctcaacagaagggagtcttacaattgcaatctcaagatgccttgcttgcacaaACTAAAATTATCACTCAATAGTTGGAAGAAGTGACAAAGAAACTTTCTCTATTACCACAAGagatatataatgttttaatgGTTCAATGGCAGTAGAAACAATTGCAGCAACAACCTACTCCAATTGAGAAGACCACGAAGCTTGAGGAAACCTTCCAGCAATTCATGAAAATGAGCTTATCTTATTGTAAGAATATAGAGGCTGCGTTTAAAAGCATGAAGATGCACATTGGGCAATTGGTCAACAAGATGGAGGGTTGTGAGAGGAATGCAAAAAGTAATCTGGGGGAAGAGTGTAAAACCATTGTTACTAGAAGTGGCAAGgtgttagatgagagaaaaatacaaagaaaagagaaagaaaatgtgaGTGAGGAAGAAGTAAGTGAGCGGAAAGAGAGAACTgagggagaaaaaaagaaagaagaggtagatgagagaaaacaagaaaaagattttgaaaaactacTTTCTTATCCAAAGACTTTGATGGAAGAAGGTTCCAGCTGATTCTTGTGGAAAATGAAATCAACGGAACTTCTTCTAGGAGCTTTTGAAATCTGAACTGGAAAGGAAGATGAACTTCATTTTTGTGGCAGCGGAAGAAGACGAATTATGATGATGACCAGAGGAAGCATAAACTTTGGAACCCACTCTTCAAACGGTGTTCGGTGGCTGGATTGAAGGAGAATGCAAGATTCAGTTATGAAGATAAGGTTGAAGCAGAGGAAGATTGAAATGAACAGTGGTTCGATAATGAGAAATTGATGAAGTGGTGATGGAGAAAATGGAATGAAGGTAGAGGTTTTGGTGCTGAAATATGATGCGGATGGTGTAGAGGAATGCTAGGAATGGAAGCCTAGCTAGGGAGAGAGGCTAGAGGAAACTCTCAAGCTCTCTCTCGGTGACCTTCAATAAGAAGAATGTTCTGGACAACATCAACAGAAGacaattcttcattcaaatcaaaggtgCATACAATCATAGAAGCAAGCTATTTAAAGTAAAACCAAGTCCTAGTTACAGTGTTGGTTGCATTGAATAAATGCCAGCGATGCAAGGAGGAAAAACGTGAAGAGCCACGTGGTCAATCAAGCTAGTAGCTGATGGTGAAGAAACGTGAGCAGCTGGTGAATCTTCAAACGCTAAGCTCAAACCCTCATCCGTTGAGCACTAGGCTTTCTTGAACTTCAACCAAGCTGCTAGTTGGAATGTGACTCATGTTGGCTTCCAAAGCAGCTTGCTATGCATCCAAGTGAAGATTCCAACATTCCTCCAAGTGAAGATTTGGCTTGCTTCTTCATTCTTGATGTTTCCTTGCTTCTTGATTTATCAAGTGTCTTGGctagttgatccatgatctcctagctttattagactctacaaaacacatataaacatattaaagagaatCCTACCAAggcttagagaaagaaaattaagaaagagtctagaacagtccttcttcacttccctttgttagccttagcttaagtGGATAGtcctttgaatggaatgccctaaatgggtttccatcagacttattcaaggaaggagaaagaaaaacagctTGAGCGGTTGATGGAGATTTTTAAAAACTGAAGATTACCATAcctttctctgaagcattgcaacacaTGCCTTCTTATGAAAAGTCTTTGAAGGAGCTCCTCACGAAGAAACGAAAATACATTGAAAAGGAGACCATTGAAGTGCAAGGTaattgcagtgcaatcatacaaaaattattacctCCTAAGTTTAAAGATCTAGGAAGCTTCACCATTCTGTGTACCATAGGAGAGTTGGAAGTTGGAAGACCATtaattgatttgggagctagcattaatttaatgttgcTCGCTATGTTCAAAAGAATTGAAGGTTTGGTACTCAAACCTACTAGAATGACACTCCAATTGGCGGACATGTCTCTTAAATACCCGTACGGGGTGGTTGAAGATGTGCTGGTGAAGGTAGACAAATTTGTATTCCTAGTGGATTTTGTcataatggagatggaggagaatGGAGATGTGCCTCTGATCCTTGGGAGAccatttatgaagactgctagagttttaattgatgtggagaatgacAAGCTTAAAGTAAGAgttcaagatgaagaagtgaattttgatgtattcaaagccatgacacACCCTAAAGATGATAAAGCATGTTTCCAATTTGATAtgcttgatgaagtttgtatggtgcaagaGAAGATGGTACGTTGTTCTTCTCCGTTAGaaaaaactcttattgatgccTATGAAGACttgaatgaagaggaagaaaaattgattaatgAATGTATGATGAATTTGGAGACATTGAAGGAGATCCCAGTGGAGGAGGCTAATTTTGAGATGATTGATACTAAAGAGGAagtcaaagaaaagaagttgGAGTTAAAGATGTTACCatcacatttgaagtatgttttcttagaagaagatggaacgaAGCCAGTCATCATTAGTAATTCTCTACTTcccgaagaagaagaaaagttggtagaaataTTGAAAGCCAACGAAGAAGCTATTGGGTGGTCAATCTCGAATCTCAAAGGTATAAGTCCAACTTACTGtatgcataaaatatttatggaggATGACTATAGACCAATTGCTAAACCatagagaaggttaaatcctatGATGGaggaggtggttagaaaagaatTATTGAAGCTTCTGGAATATGGCATTATATATCCAATCTTtgacagtgaatgggtgagtccagtacaggtagtGCCAAAGAAAGGTAGGATGACAGTAATCTACAATGAGAAGAATGAGCTTATTCCTACTAGGACTGTTACTGGATGGCggatgtgcattgattacaggaagttAAATAAGgccactaggaaggatcattttcccctTCCTTTTATGGATCAGATGTTGGAAAGATTGGCAGGTCaggctttttattgctttctagatggatattctggatacaatcaaattgtggtagatccaaaagaccaagagaagacggCATTCACATGTCCATTTGGTGTATTTGCTTACAGAAAGGTGCCATTtgggttatgtaatgctccagctacgtttcaaaggtgtatgcaggcaatttttgTGGATCTCATAGAAAAGtgtattgaagtcttcatggatgattttttgGTGTTTGGAGattctttccaaaggtgtttggcTAATCTTCATATTGTCCTCAAGAGATGTGTTCAAACGAATCTTGtgcttaattgggagaaatgtcattttatggtaacAAAAGGGAATTAGAAGTTTTTTAGGCAATGCTAGGTTTTATAGAAGACTTATTAAAGACTTCTCAAAGATTGCAaaaccattgagtaatttgCTAGTTAAAAATGtaccttttgtgatgaatgaagaatgtttaaAAGCTTTTGACATCCTGAAAAGCAAATTGGTTTGAGCCCTAGTGATTATAGCTCCAGATTGGAATTggaattttgaattaatgtgtgaggccagtgattatgcaataggtgTTGTGCTGGgttagagaaaagagaaagtattTCGTAATTTGAGTCAGATGTCTCCATAGACTCATCTTCTGTTGtgtcgtcttcatcatcagattgACTTGCTGAGGGAGTTATGAGAGCATTGTCTTCATCTCAATTCTTGTGAATCATGATCAaagatttttcaacttttggaATTCTTGTTGAAAGCCTTCGAAATTGAtccacaacaaatctttcaaactcagtctgtggagtgaaggtagaaggagtttcgtcaacatccttgaacacccaactatcttttgttttctttagaccaTTGTGTCTCAATGCCActtttcctatttcatttgattcactgcaccaaatttgtttttcactaGTAAGATCAACTTAATGATGCTTCAATACACTGTTGATAAAAACACCATATGGCAGAATATGTCCATGACTACTTGCAATTTCAATCATGTGCTCACTCATAACAGCAACCTAGTTGGTTGGTATCCAAGTTTTTATggcatgaaccaaaaataaatatgcAGTAGTTAGACGATCATGTAAACATCTTCCAGGTAGTattacccaagtaagtacaaaagGACACAttgtttcttccattttcaaaccatcGAGTAGATACGGCTTGTATACCTTTAGCCTTGTTGGACTTCTCGAATAttccttataaattttcttcttagtggtccattggttgagttcagaatttctttcatgagacatGAAGCCTTCTGCTTTGAGACCAGTAAAAAATAGCCATATTTCGTCATGAATTTTAATATCGACACCTTTCACCCGAGAGCATATAACACCATCGACAACCTTCAGATTGTGGTAGAAGACCTGTACCAGGTCAGGATAGCAATCACTGgtcatttctacaaattttagaaGAGCAACTTCTACAAGCCAttcttgaaagataaacccCTCGCTTCTGAATAATTCCACATCCAAGAACTTGTGAGGGACCACCTCGAAGAGTTTCCTATAACATCCAAATTTGTATCGTTCTTcgtcatcactgatccacccaTTTGGACTAGCATTTCTTCCAAAGTGTGCAGCCTTCTTTCCACaccgtgaagatgaagaagccatttgagaACAAGATTTAGACATTTATAGGAAgggtttaagaattttttttcggACAATGATACATGATAGATTAAATCAAACTATATGATGGCTTTTACATGAATAAgaaactacataaaaaaaacacaggaattaaataaaaaaaaccagaaaaacaatggagaatgtttttgaaattcataagtgttaacattttcctcagAATTTCCACcatgccttcatcgttaacaaagaaatgtcttcgtttagtagaGGAACTAATGGAAACcctaaggaaaaagttaacatgaatttggttacgAAAGCTTTGTAGTGTAGGTTTTCATAGGGTAGTTCCAAAGGATccaaaattgtatttaaagaaaatgctGGGAGCCACTAATGCGCCCAACTACTCTAGTGCCCATCAAGTCAATCCTTATATTGTTAGAGTTCCGCATAATAAAATGTCGAACCCTTTAGAAATTCATTGCCCATCAAGTCAATCCTTATATTGTCAGAGTTCAACTTCAACTACATAATAAAACATCGAACCCTTTAGAAATTCGTCGttgctgaaattattttattgggatatataagattgaaaattttagttagGCCTGAAACTGATAAGATTTGGTgcacaactttataaatactagatTTGAAAATCCACTCAGTGTTTTCTAAACTGAAGAGTTCCAAACCCTAGAAATATGAAAGACGTTCCAGAATCTGATtagaaatggcttcttcatcatcatcaagaagaaaatggaaggttgCCCGGATTGCAAGGAATGCTAATCCTACAGGTTGAATTAATGATGAAGACATTCGACGGAAACTTTTTACTCTAAGAAAGATTAAAACTGTGGTTGCTCACAAATATCTGAAACTGGTGAGCGTGTTCTACTCCAACTTAAAGATGAGTGATGAAACTTTTTGTAACACAGTCAAGGGGGTTGATATGAAGCTGATCAACGAGGTTTGGATTGGGATTGTCATTTTTCAACCGATCAGCAAAGAaggatttctttttcaaatttggattggtgataacggttgagaaaccgttatttttaagcttaaaattgataccaaaagcaacctttaagacttagaaactagcttgaactcatatttttgctttagttttgtgaataagagagttgaaagtgaatttaatggttttgtgcaacattcccttgattttggaggctaattgaatgatttgaaagaagaattgaagtaccaaATGATTgaagtgctgaaaagtcaaccaaaaaccagaaaagtcaactagtcaaacaaaaaagtcaaccagtcaaccagaatgctgaaaaatcaaccagaacgcagaaaaagtgtgaccgagtggcgctgagcggtaaaataccgctgagcggcacttttcaggtgccaaaatcaccgctgaggggcaaaaacagtagctgggggcaaaatggatcatgcggtattaccgctcagcggtaaaatactactgagcgccattctaagtgggcttggaccgcttttcttttgtttttatgggcttggacttgtcttatgttatttttatgccctatttaaggacttgcacgtcctagggtttgtatctttggctgtgacgaagcaaatactctctcttccacccctttgaaggaggatcttggatggtcaggctacctcttcacctttctagggttttatctttccttatttcattattgttcatctagtttcaccgtgaatatggtgaactaaaccttctattgttgttggggaatcaatgtagtcttgtgaaactctcatatatggaatttgtttttacatcttatatttaagacctatgctttctttcatcattagttagggtttttcctctttgctcaatgcttgctttgtttaactcattcaatgcatgattattgattttgtcgatacgggaacgtacggggaagtctagatctggggaatttctcccaatagtatattggttgccttaagctcctgcgctgaataaactaattattagagATGCTAGGAATCATATGAACTCGTAAtgagggagaagccttcttgaaaggtaatttagagagtggcatcaacaatgatgaattgaatgttgaattcctaaaatatatgagagtggataagatgaaattgatgaaccccaacaacatactcatccatatattccattgaaagtatttgtattttgttttagccattgatcaacctcatgcatacatgtttattttcgtcttttgcatagtaaaatccaattatttcgttcttaagtcttagctaatcaacgaatcacataactaaactaggccgtgagtcctttgggagaacgatacttggtcttaccaagtttattacttgaaacgattcagtcacacttgccgattgtaaaacaagtttgtgacaccgtatttcggtgttcataaatttgtcatcaagtttttggcgccgttgctggggactcgtggtttaactagtttattcgTTTGATTATTggttatctttgacttgtttttgaatttttaatttaaatttcgaatttttattttctgtttatatttttcagtttttattttattttattttattttatttttctgtttttattttattttattttattttctgtttttatttttctgtttttatttcctatcttcttatcttttcaattatatcctttgatttgtttttatctatcttctctatctttttgtgctaacaaatattttctagagttttgtgcctaatgtctgcagaatgcaatttggtcaagaatttaactatatggacactcaattctaccaaagtaatctcaaccactggtgggaacctcactcaagcatggatcaaagccaattttggccagctgccggacaattagagaaccaaccacaacaacaatggcagaaacaaagctttaaaatcaataaagggaagcaagagatctcttcattcaggcagggcatggaagaatcactaggtcatgcatgggatagatacaaaagcttgctacgaaaaacacccacacatggatttgatgaagtggaagtagtccttaccttccttggaggtcttggttcacaaaccaagatgatgcttgatgcctcagcaggaggaaacattaaatggaaaactccagaggaagcaacagaaattattgaaaatatggctactaatgataatgagctcaacagtgaaagaggagctcctatgcaacaaaaaggagttcttcaattacaaacacatgatgccttgctagcacaaaataaaattctaactcaacagttggagaatttcacaaagatacttgaacaattgccaaaagagttaaagactgttgcacatgttcaatcacagttgtgtgaattgtgtggaggtgaccatataaatggtcagtgtgcctttccagcagaagctttggaagatgtgaacttcatggccaaccagtttccgtaccgataagggaacttcaatcaagggtggaaaccacacccaagcattggtcaagggcaaaatgggcaggctggacaaaatgggcaattcaacaagcaacaacaacaaccaactttatggcaacagttttctgcatttaatgaaaggttcgtaaagatggaagaaactcttaatcaatttatacagaaaactgaatcttctcaaaagagcactgaagctgctattaagaacttgaagattcaaacggggcagattaccaagcagttggaagaaaggcctgacacggattttggggctaatactgaggttaaccacAGGGAAGAGTGTCAAGAGCTAGtaagtgtaaatgttgaaaaagttgagttggaaaaagaagagagaaaagagagagaagagaaagaagaagagaaaatttgtgtgaagattgagaaggtgagtagaaaaagaaaagaaaaaaagaaagtgagagaaaagagaaagaggacaagaggaaaaaagaaagaatcatatgaaaaacctcgtccccatccaaagaagtatcataggaagaaggaatttgagcgctttatggaaatcttcaagaaattggagattaaagttcctatgattgagacattgcaacaggttcctggtttgatcaaatttctgaagaagttcagtagaaagaagaaaaagaagatggaacatgagctttattgggtcaagctagtgacgttaaaagagcgcttgctgggaggcaacccagtgatttaagaacttttaatttttgatttggtgatgtaattttgaacttttgggtattattgtttttgttatacgtttgttacagggtttacatctactgatggatgttaggcggaagagtatctactaaaggatactatgtttgtatgcacctactgatgggtgttggtaaggaagatttgcacctactgatgggttttggaggattttgggtcaggctcgtggcGTTAAACAAGctctacctgggaggcaacccagttgattgatttttctgtataattttttgttttgatcctgctttagttgcataatagggttgtgcatgagtgatttagaattttattgcagggagccagtgaggggtatgtttaggacgcatctaggtcaagctaaggagaagg from the Vigna angularis cultivar LongXiaoDou No.4 chromosome 3, ASM1680809v1, whole genome shotgun sequence genome contains:
- the LOC128195838 gene encoding uncharacterized protein LOC128195838; the encoded protein is MPSYEKSLKELLTKKRKYIEKETIEVQGNCSAIIQKLLPPKFKDLGSFTILCTIGELEVGRPLIDLGASINLMLLAMFKRIEGLVLKPTRMTLQLADMSLKYPYGVVEDVLVKVDKFVFLVDFVIMEMEENGDVPLILGRPFMKTARVLIDVENDKLKVRVQDEEVNFDVFKAMTHPKDDKACFQFDMLDEVCMVQEKMVRCSSPLEKTLIDAYEDLNEEEEKLINECMMNLETLKEIPVEEANFEMIDTKEEVKEKKLELKMLPSHLKYVFLEEDGTKPVIISNSLLPEEEEKLVEILKANEEAIGWSISNLKGISPTYCMHKIFMEDDYRPIAKP